From Cheilinus undulatus linkage group 17, ASM1832078v1, whole genome shotgun sequence, one genomic window encodes:
- the LOC121525145 gene encoding 3'-5' RNA helicase YTHDC2, producing MAYSGSSSLRPPKNQKSSSRGRSSKGLKDIRIDEEVKIAVNVALERFRYSDDKEMEFPSSLTSTERAFIHRMAQSLGYISKSKGKGSKRFLTLRKKDGSDKPRPTMLLALSHNSLFSMGSLLQRFPLSMKERLELQPGKQSSTSPSSDSDSGSDRTRTSGRLNNGIPMVPQRRNPSELDAFRRSLPVHERQDEILQLIRDHRVVLVLGETGSGKTTQIPQFILDECSRTEQPCRIFCTQPRRLAAIAVAERVAAERGESVGQTVGYHIRLESRVSPKTLLTFCTSGVFLRTLMAGDASLTTVTHVIVDEVHERDGLTDFLLIKMRDVLQKIPSLKLILSSAALDVDLFINYFGNCPVIKLKGRQFEVKELFLEDVLRLTGFNSDNDDMKKYNEDTERKEHSQKQLSDWCKAVENCSLGDGGRQSPRSAGPNEQQERGDAPTRHTEVEEVEPWIQKEMDSCISRIFLHEEEEAFTQLFNLILYESVNVDYRHSETGSTPLMVAAGRGFIMQVEQLLNMGADVNMKASNGWTPLDFAQHFQQTDVVDLLRSSIPLDGGGIDESSLLQSGDVELSAEEQELLKLYHHSFDDERVDLNLLMNLLHNICSTTADGAVLIFLPGYDEIVSLRDRILFDDQRFTVHPDRYQVFTLHSDMQTSDQKKAMKACPPGIRKIILSTNIAETSITINDVVFVIDSGKVKEKSFDTLSHVTMLKTVWISKASALQRKGRAGRCRPGICFHLFSRLRFSNMLEFQVPQLLRMPLQDLCLQTKLLAPSSCPIAEFLSKAPQPPPAHSIKNAVHMLKTIDAMDQHEDLTDLGYHLADLPVEPHLGKMVLCAVVLKCLDPVLTIACTLAYRDPFILPAQSSLKRAALQCRKRFTSGTFSDHMALLRAFQAWQKARSDGWERSFCEKNFLSQATMDMILGMRTQLLGQLRAIGFVRARGGSDIRDVNMNSENWAVVKAALVAGMYPNLVHMNQETSLLSSNREKKVVFHPTSILSPAHNKEADSLKSSRKLPTDWLIYDEMSRGHRIASIRCCSVITPITVAIFGGCSRLPDSALQEPAGHKDAEAPSEETSDSEVEELSEMKLDDWLVFQMDREAAGLVFDLRQKWQNLFIRRVRWPSKPWSQQDEAVVRTLVTVLTAEEQGAGLQQPMGIGQRPRPMSSEEVPQTSVKTCRSGAQIPPQSSSERSCRTPARSGHLHMKSKSREETTPGEDPASSSNSSSSGILDTSTDSPASSGKVSHSASPQQLLPSLRYFIMKSSNMRNIEISQQRGIWSTTPSNETKLNRAFMDHSIIILIFSVQGSGHFQGYARMTSAVSRESCQDWGLVGLGGVFSVDWIHMESLPFHFSQHILNPWNEHKKVQISRDGQELEPHAGSQLLLLWDRASAQ from the exons ATGGCATACTCCGGTTCATCGTCACTCAGACCTCCAAAGAACCAGAAGTCATCGAGCAGAGGGAGGAGCTCTAAAGGGCTGAAGGACATCCGCATTGATGAGGAGGTGAAGATCGCCGTTAATGTGGCCCTGGAGAGGTTTCGCTACAGTGATGACAAAG AGATGGAGTTTCCCTCCTCGCTGACGAGCACAGAGCGAGCGTTCATCCATCGAATGGCTCAGTCTCTGGGTTACATCTCTAAGAGCAAAGG GAAAGGGTCCAAGCGTTTCCTCACCCTCAGGAAGAAGGACGGATCAGACAAGCCCCGGCCCACCATGCTTCTGGCTCTATCCCATAATTCCTTGTTTTCTATGGGTAGCCTGCTGCAGAGGTTCCCCCTCAGCATGAAGGAACGTCTGGAGCTGCAGCCGGGGAAGCAGAGCAGCACGTCTCCGTCTTCAGACTCTG ACAGTGGCTCAGACAGAACCAGAACCAGCGGCCGTCTGAATAACGGGATCCCTATGGTTCCTCAGAGGAGGAACCCGTCAGAGCTGGACGCCTTCAGACGCTCTCTACCCGTCCATGAACGCCAGGACGAGATCCTGCAGCTCATCAGAGACCACCGGGTGGTGCTGGTGCTGGGGGAGACCGGCTCTGGGAAGACCACACAG ATCCCTCAGTTTATCCTGGACGAGTGCAGCAGGACAGAGCAGCCCTGCAGGATCTTCTGCACGCAGCCTCGACGACTCGCCGCCATCGCCGTGGCCGAGAGAGTGGCGGcggagagaggagagagcgTGGGCCAGACGGTGGGATATCACATCAGACTGGAGAGCAG AGTTTCCCCAAAGACTCTTCTGACCTTCTGCACCAGCGGCGTTTTCCTCAGGACACTGATGGCCGGAGACGCCAGCCTGACCACGGTCACACACGTCATAGTG gaTGAGGTCCACGAGCGAGATGGTCTGACAGACTTCCTGCTCATTAAGATGAGAGACGTCCTCCAGAAGATCCCGTCCCTCAAACTGATCCTGTCCAGCGCCGCGCTGGACGTCGACCTGTTCATCAACTACTTTGGGAACTGTCCCGTCATCAAAC TGAAAGGTCGTCAGTTCGAGGTGAAGGAGCTCTTCCTGGAGGACGTCCTGAGGCTGACCGGCTTCAACAGCGACAACGATGACATGAAGAAATACAACGAGGACACCGAGAGGA AGGAGCACAGTCAGAAgcagctctctgattggtgcaAAGCCGTGGAGAACTGCTCACTTGGAGACGGAGGGAGGCAGAGCCCTCGAAGTGCTGGTCCTAACGAACAACAGGAACGAGGAGACGCACCGACGCGACACACG GAAGTAGAGGAGGTGGAGCCGTGGATTCAGAAGGAGATGGACAGCTGTATTTCCAGAATCTTCCTCCATGAGGAAGAGGAAGCTTTCACTCAGCTGTTTAACCTCATCCTGTATGAGAGTGTCAACG TGGACTACAGACACAGTGAGACAGGCTCCACCCCTCTGATGGTGGCGGCTGGGCGGGGCTTCATCATGCAGGTGGAGCAGCTGCTGAATATGGGAGCAGACGTCAACATGAAGGCCTCTAATGGATG GACGCCATTGGACTTTGCTCAACACTTCCAGCAGACAGACGTTGTCGACCTCCTCAGATCCTCCAT TCCTTTAGATGGTGGTGGTATCGATGAATCATCTCTGCTCCAGAGTGGAGATGTGGAGCTGAGTGCAGAGGAGCAGGAGTTACTCAAACTGTATCATCACAGCTTTGATGACGAGAGAGTCGACCTGAACCTCCTCATGAACCTGCTGCACAACATCTGCTCCACCACGGCTGACG GTGCTGTGTTGATTTTCCTCCCTGGATATGATGAGATCGTGTCTCTCAGGGATCGAATCCTCTTTGATGATCAGAGATTCACCGTGCACCCTGACAG GTACCAGGTGTTCACGCTCCACTCTGACATGCAGACGTCCGATCAGAAGAAAGCCATGAAGGCCTGTCCGCCCGGGATCAGGAAGATC ATTCTGTCCACGAACATCGCAGAGACGAGCATCACCATCAACGACGTGGTGTTTGTCATCGACTCGGGAAAGGTCAAAGAG AAATCCTTTGACACACTGAGTCATGTGACCATGCTAAAGACTGTCTGGATCTCTAAAGCCAGTGCCCTGCAGAGGAAGGGGAG AGCGGGACGCTGCAGACCGGGGATCTGCTTCCACCTCTTCAGTCGACTTCGATTCAGTAACATGCTGGAGTTTCAGGTGCCACAGCTGCTCAGGATGCCTCTGCAg GATCTGTGTCTGCAGACCAAACTGTTGGCTCCGTCCTCGTGTCCTATCGCTGAGTTTTTATCCAAAGCTCCTCAGCCTCCTCCCGCCCACTCCATCAAGAACGCCGTGCACATGCTGAAG ACGATCGACGCCATGGACCAACACGAGGACCTCACTGATCTGGGCTACCACCTGGCTGATCTACCTGTGGAGCCTCACCTGGGGAAGATGGTGCTGTGTGCCGTGGTCCTGAAATGTTTGGACCCGGTTCTGACCATTGCCTGCACACTGGCCTACAGAGACCCGTTCATCCTGCCTGCTCAGAGCTCGCTGAAACGAGCCGCCCTGCAGTGCCGCAAACGCTTCACCTCTGGAACCTTTAGTGACCACATGGCCCTGCTGAGAGCCTTCCAG GCGTGGCAGAAAGCTCGCAGTGATGGCTGGGAGAGATCGTTCTGTGAGAAGAACTTCCTGTCTCAGGCGACCATGGACATGATCCTGGGGATGAGGACTCAGCTGCTGGGACAGCTACGAGCTATTG GTTTTGTGCGTGCTCGCGGCGGCAGCGATATCCGTGACGTGAACATGAATTCAGAGAACTGGGCTGTGGTGAAGGCGGCTCTGGTGGCCGGCATGTATCCTAACCTGGTCCACATGAACCAGGAGACGTCACTGCTGTCCAGTAACAGAGAGAAGAAGGTCGTCTTCCACCCCACATCCATCCTTAGCCCCGCCCACAACAAGGAG GCCGACTCTCTAAAGTCCTCCAGGAAGTTGcccactgattggctgatatATGACGAGATGAGCCGAGGTCACAGGATAGCGAGCATCCGCTGCTGTTCCGTAATCACGCCCATCACTGTCGCCATCTTTGGAGGCTGTTCCAGACTGCCTGACTCCGCCCTCCAGGAACCTGCCGGGCACAAAGACGCAG AGGCTCCGTCAGAGGAGACCAGTGACAGTGAGGTGGAGGAGCTGTCAGAGATGAAGCTTGATGATTGGCTGGTGTTTCAGATGGACAGAGAG GCTGCTGGTCTGGTGTTCGATTTGAGGCAGAAGTGGCAGAATCTGTTCATCCGGAGAGTCCGATGGCCGTCTAAACCGTGGAGCCAGCAGGACGAGGCCGTGGTCAGGACGCTGGTGACG GTGCTAACAGCAGAGGAGCAGGGGGCGGGGCTTCAGCAGCCCATGGGGATTGGTCAGAGACCTCGACCCATGTCCTCAGAGGAGGTACCTCAGACCTCCGTGAAGACCTGCAGGAGCGGCGCCCAGATACCGCCACAGTCCAGCAGTGAGAG GTCATGTCGGACTCCAGCGAGGTCAGGACATCTTCACATGAAGTCCAAGAGCCGGGAGGAGACCACGCCAGGAGAAGACCCTGCCTCCTCCTctaactcctcctcctctgggaTCCTGGACACTTCCACTGATAGTCCTGCCTCTTCTGGAAAG GTGTCTCACTCAGCGTCTCCTCAGCAGCTCCTCCCCTCGCTCAGATATTTCATCATGAAGAGCAGTAACATGAGGAACATCGAGATCTCCCAGCAGAGAGGGATCTGGTCCACCACACCGAGCAACGAGACCAAGCTGAACCGGGCCTTCATGGACCACagcatcatcatcctcatcttctctGTGCAGGGATCAGGACACTTCCAG GGTTACGCCCGTATGACGTCGGCGGTCAGCAGGGAGAGCTGTCAGGACTGGGGTCTGGTGGGTCTGGGGGGCGTGTTCAGCGTAGACTGGATCCACATGGAGAGTTTACCGTTTCACTTCAGCCAGCACATCCTGAACCCCTGGAACGAGCACAAGAAGGTCCAGATCAGCCGGGACGGACAG GAGCTGGAGCCTCATGCAGGCAGTCAGCTGTTGTTGCTGTGGGACAGGGCCTCTGCTCAGTAA
- the dcp2 gene encoding m7GpppN-mRNA hydrolase: MFSANMETKRAEIPAALLDDLCSRFILHIPSEERDNAIRVCFQIELAHWFYLDFCVQNTPGAPHCGIRDFAKAVFHHCPFLLPHGEDVQKVLEQWKEYKMGVPTYGAIILDETLENVLLVQGYLAKSGWGFPKGKVNEDEAPHDCAVREVLEETGFDIKNRICKDVYIEQKITDQLVRLYIIPGVSKDTKFNPKTRKEIRNIEWFPIEKLPCHRNDMTPKSKLGLAPNRFFMAIPFIRPLRDWISRLKGESTDSDDDFNSNTPNKQADNATRSKSRRLPGSDAFPLDAWMKKQQKSLGQLSQFEFNQNATVKGNGKKGQDSPYLKKGGGDNGASSQQLKNIIKDDRRLQPRRLQDSFDRDLSPCGSSSQQILSSKTFLNFKFDRDAIMKCFDY; encoded by the exons ATGTTTTCAgccaacatggagacaaaaagagCCGAGATCCCCGCAGCTCTACTCGACGACCTCTGCAG CCGGTTCATCCTCCACATccccagtgaggagagagacaaCGCCATCAGAGTGTGTTTCCAGATCGAGCTCGCTCACTGGTTCTACCTCGACTTCTGCGTACAGAACACACCAGGAGCTCCACACTGTGGCATCAGAGACTTCGCCAAGGCTG TTTTCCATCACTGTCCGTTCTTGCTGCCTCATGGAGAAGACGTACAGAAAGTTCTGGAACAGTGGAAGGAGTATAAGATGGGCGTCCCCACGTATGGAGCGATCATTCTGGACGAAACGCTGgaaaat gtgTTGCTCGTCCAGGGTTACCTGGCCAAGTCAGGCTGGGGTTTTCCAAAAGGGAAGGTGAACGAGGACGAGGCTCCCCATGACTGTGCCGTTAGAGAG GTGTTGGAGGAGACAGGCTTCGACATAAAGAACCGGATCTGCAAAGACGTTTACATCGAGCAGAAGATCACAGATCAGCTGGTTCGTCTCTACATCATCCCTGGAGTCTCCAAAGACACTAAATTTAACCCCAAAACCAGGAAGGAGATCAGG AACATTGAGTGGTTCCCCATAGAAAAGCTCCCGTGTCACAGGAACGACATGACCCCAAAGTCCAAACTGGGACTTGCTCCGAACAGGTTCTTCATGGCCATCCCGTTCATCAG ACCGCTCAGAGACTGGATCAGCCGACTGAAAGGAGAGTCAACGGACAGTGACGACGACTTCAACAGCAACACTCCTAACAAACAGGCCGACAATGCTACACG GTCAAAGAGCCGTCGTCTGCCAGGAAGTGATGCGTTTCCTCTTGATGCATggatgaagaagcagcagaaaTCTCTGGGTCAGCTGAGCCAGTTTGAATTTAACCAg AATGCGACTGTAAAAGGTAACGGGAAGAAGGGCCAGGACTCGCCGTACCTGAAGAAAGGAGGCGGTGATAATGGTGCCAGCAGCCAGCAGCTCAAAAACATTATA AAAGATGACCGACGACTTCAGCCCCGACGGCTGCAGGACAGCTTTGACAGAG ACTTGTCTCCGTGCGGCTCCAGCAGTCAGCAGATTCTCTCTTCTAAGACTTTCCTCAACTTCAAGTTTGACAGAGACGCCATCATGAAGTGTTTCGACTACTGA
- the hmgcs1 gene encoding hydroxymethylglutaryl-CoA synthase, cytoplasmic, with protein MPGSAANSCLGPWPKDVGIIAMELYFPSQYVEQSELEQFDGVAAGKYTVGLGQARMGFCSDCEDINSLCLTVVQRLMERNNLSYDSVGRLEVGTETIIDKSKSVKTVIMQLFEDSGNTDVEGIDTTNACYGGTAALFNAVNWVESSSWDGRYALVVAGDIAVYATGSARPTGGAGAVAMLVGPNAPLAFERGLRGTHMQHAYDFYKPDLMSEYPVVDGKLSIECYLSALDRCYSVYRNKIQAQWQREGVEKRFSLEDFGFLVFHSPYCKLVQKSLARLMLNDFLSHPSPNTQTGPFSGLEAFRDVRAEDTYFDRDVEKAFMKASSDMFEKKTKSSLLISNQNGNMYTPSVYGCLASLIAQSTPSQIAGQRIGVFSYGSGFAATLYSLRVTQDHTPGSSLDKLVSSLSDLQLRLDSRTKVSPAVFSENMKLREETHHLASYLPRGSADELFPGTWYLTRVDDKHRREYARQPLTLELPAEPDLVRSNNTAEHIPSPAKKMPRIPAAPAGPEAAVSN; from the exons ATGCCTGGATCAGCCGCAAACAGCTGTTTGGGACCATGGCCCAAAGATGTGGGTATCATCGCCATGGAGCTGTACTTCCCCTCCCAGTACGTGGAGCAGTCAGAGCTAGAGCAGTTTGACGGCGTGGCGGCGGGTAAATACACGGTGGGGCTGGGTCAGGCTCGGATGGGGTTCTGCTCGGACTGTGAAGACATCAACTCGCTGTGCCTGACGGTGGTTCAGAGGCTGATGGAGAGGAACAACCTGTCCTACGACAGCGTGGGCCGGCTCGAGGTCGGCACGGAGACCATCATTGACAAGTCCAAGTCGGTGAAGACCGTCATCATGCAGCTGTTTGAGGACTCGGGGAACACAGACGTGGAGGGAATCGACACCACCAACGCCTGCTACGGAGGCACCGCTGCTCTCTTCAACGCCGTCAACTGGGTGGAGTCCAGCTCCTGGGACG GTCGGTATGCGCTGGTGGTGGCGGGGGACATCGCCGTCTACGCCACAGGGAGTGCTCGGCCTACGGGGGGCGCCGGAGCGGTGGCCATGCTGGTCGGGCCGAACGCTCCGCTGGCCTTTGAACGAG GTCTGAGAGGAACACACATGCAGCACGCCTATGACTTCTACAAACCCGACCTGATGTCTGAGTACCCGGTGGTGGACGGGAAGCTGTCCATAGAGTGCTATCTGAGCGCGCTCGACCGCTGCTACTCGGTGTACAGGAACAAGATCCAGGCCCAGTGGCAGAGAG AGGGTGTGGAGAAGCGCTTCAGCCTGGAGGACTTTGGTTTCCTGGTCTTCCACTCTCCCTACTGTAAACTGGTGCAGAAGTCTTTAGCTCGCCTCATGCTCAACGACTTCCTGAGTCACCCCAGCCCTAACACGCAGACGGGACCCTTCAGTGGACTGGAGGCCTTCAG AGACGTGAGAGCTGAGGACACATACTTTGACCGTGACGTGGAGAAGGCGTTCATGAAGGCCAGCTCAGACATGTTTGAGAAGAAGACCAAGAGCTCGCTGCTAATCTCCAACCAGAACGGAAACATGTACACGCCGTCAGTGTATGGCTGCCTCGCCTCGCTCATCGCTCA ATCGACTCCCTCTCAGATTGCTGGTCAAAGGATCGGCGTTTTCTCCTACGGCTCAGGATTCGCTGCTACGCTTTATTCCCTCAGAGTGACTCAGGACCACACGCCAG GATCCAGTCTGGATAAACTGGTGTCATCGCTTAGTGATCTCCAGCTCAGACTGGACTCTAGGACTAAGGTGTCCCCCGCCGTCTTCTCTGAGAACATGAAGCTGAGGGAGGAGACTCATCACCTGG CCAGTTACCTCCCTCGGGGCTCAGCAGACGAACTGTTTCCTGGGACGTGGTACCTGACCAGAGTGGACGACAAACACCGCAGAGAGTACGCACGCCAACCTCTGACCCTGGAGTTACCTGCAGAGCCTGACCTGGTCCGCTCCAACAACACGGCCGAG caCATCCCCAGTCCAGCCAAGAAGATGCCTCGTATCCCAGCAGCCCCTGCAGGTCCTGAGGCTGCCGTCAGCAACTGA